In Methanoregula sp., a single window of DNA contains:
- a CDS encoding cation-translocating P-type ATPase — MPLLDIESVNGFSDKEAAEKLMTEGFNELPESKKRGIFGIIFEVIHEPMFILLVASGLIYFVLGDITEGFMLMSFVFVIIAITVYQEQKTERALEALRNLSSPRALVIRNGEQKRIPGREVVTGDMLILVEGDRVPADGILLSSNNVSVDESLLTGESVPVRKVPWKQGMRAERPGGDDQPFVYSGTMVVQGQGLAEVRSTGARTEMGKIGTVLQTVQRGETRLKGEISRIVRTIAIVGLFLCGIIVVVYGLTRGNWIEGLLAGITLAMAILPEEFPVILTIFLALGAWRISRKNVLTRQVPAIETLGSATVLCVDKTGTLTRNRMTVQTFCAGGEMCEHDATGNNSVADICHELAEFAILACKKDPFDPMEKALIRLREGDFGKTEHIHTFWELIVEYPLCPELLAMSNVWRSPGGNDYIIASKGAPEAIADLCHFSENEWQALAEDINAMAAQGLRILGVAKASFTQPKLPTEQHVFTFTFLGLVGFADPVRPQVADAVKECYTAGIRVIMITGDYPLTAQNIGRQIGLADTNQCITGAELEQMGDAELQKRIRSATLFARAVPEQKLRIVNALKANGDVVAMTGDGVNDAPALKSADIGIAMGGRGTDVAREASSLVLLDDNFTSIVSAVRLGRRIFDNLKKAMAYIFSIHVPIAGMSLIPVLFNLPLILLPVHIVFLELIIDPACSIVFEAEKEERSVMTRPPRHKEEGLFSKKTLGLSLLQGFVVLGVVLMVYANALGRGFGEAEVRTLTFTTIVIANLCLILTNRSWSETIVTTLRTPNKAMVWVFAGTLVCLILVLSVPVLQALFRFGSVSFVDLIGCAGAGVVSVVWFECYKYWSNAKTGPG, encoded by the coding sequence ATGCCTCTCTTGGATATCGAATCTGTCAACGGTTTTTCTGACAAAGAAGCTGCTGAAAAACTCATGACCGAGGGATTCAATGAACTTCCTGAGTCAAAGAAACGCGGTATTTTTGGCATCATTTTTGAAGTGATCCACGAGCCGATGTTTATTCTGCTGGTAGCAAGCGGCCTGATCTATTTTGTCCTTGGGGACATCACCGAGGGTTTCATGCTGATGAGTTTTGTGTTTGTCATCATCGCTATCACAGTCTATCAGGAACAGAAGACCGAACGGGCATTGGAAGCACTCCGGAATCTCTCGAGTCCACGTGCACTGGTGATCCGTAACGGGGAACAGAAACGGATTCCGGGCCGCGAAGTGGTAACAGGCGATATGCTCATCCTCGTTGAAGGCGACCGGGTCCCGGCTGATGGTATCCTTCTCTCATCAAACAATGTGTCCGTTGATGAATCGCTCCTGACCGGAGAATCAGTACCCGTCCGGAAAGTCCCGTGGAAACAAGGAATGAGAGCCGAACGACCCGGGGGGGATGACCAGCCCTTTGTCTATTCCGGAACAATGGTCGTGCAGGGCCAGGGTCTCGCAGAAGTCAGGTCAACAGGTGCCCGGACCGAGATGGGAAAGATCGGGACAGTCCTGCAAACCGTCCAGCGCGGGGAGACACGACTTAAAGGAGAGATCTCGCGGATTGTCCGCACAATCGCTATTGTCGGCCTCTTCCTGTGCGGGATTATCGTTGTCGTCTATGGCCTGACCCGGGGGAACTGGATTGAAGGGCTTCTTGCGGGAATTACCCTTGCAATGGCGATCCTGCCCGAAGAGTTCCCGGTAATCCTGACGATCTTTCTTGCACTGGGTGCCTGGAGGATCTCCCGGAAAAATGTGCTGACCCGGCAGGTGCCTGCGATAGAGACTCTTGGTTCGGCAACCGTGCTCTGCGTTGACAAGACCGGCACTCTCACCCGGAACCGGATGACCGTACAGACTTTTTGTGCCGGTGGGGAGATGTGCGAACATGATGCCACCGGGAACAATTCGGTAGCAGATATCTGTCACGAACTTGCCGAGTTTGCCATCCTTGCCTGTAAAAAGGATCCGTTCGATCCCATGGAAAAGGCATTGATCCGGCTCCGGGAAGGCGATTTTGGAAAGACGGAACACATCCATACATTCTGGGAACTGATTGTCGAATATCCGCTCTGCCCCGAACTGCTTGCCATGTCAAATGTATGGCGGTCTCCCGGTGGCAATGACTATATCATCGCCTCAAAAGGAGCGCCTGAAGCAATCGCAGACCTGTGCCATTTCAGCGAGAATGAATGGCAAGCTCTGGCCGAAGATATCAACGCGATGGCTGCACAGGGACTTCGCATCCTTGGCGTTGCAAAGGCATCGTTCACCCAACCCAAGCTGCCCACAGAACAACATGTTTTTACGTTTACCTTCCTTGGGCTTGTCGGGTTTGCCGACCCGGTCCGCCCCCAGGTGGCAGATGCGGTGAAGGAATGTTATACCGCAGGGATCCGCGTGATCATGATAACCGGGGATTATCCCCTCACTGCACAGAATATCGGGCGGCAGATCGGTCTTGCCGATACCAACCAGTGTATCACCGGCGCTGAGCTTGAACAGATGGGTGACGCGGAGCTTCAGAAACGTATTCGGAGCGCAACTCTCTTTGCACGGGCTGTTCCTGAACAGAAACTGCGGATTGTCAATGCCCTCAAGGCAAACGGGGACGTTGTTGCTATGACCGGTGACGGGGTGAACGATGCCCCGGCATTAAAATCCGCAGATATCGGCATTGCTATGGGGGGACGGGGAACCGATGTTGCCCGGGAAGCTTCGTCGCTTGTCCTGCTGGATGACAACTTTACGTCCATTGTGTCAGCCGTGCGACTGGGACGGAGGATTTTTGATAACCTGAAAAAAGCGATGGCATATATCTTCTCCATCCACGTTCCTATCGCCGGTATGTCACTCATACCCGTTCTTTTCAACCTGCCCCTTATCCTTCTGCCGGTGCATATCGTTTTTCTCGAACTGATTATTGATCCTGCGTGTTCGATCGTATTTGAAGCAGAAAAAGAAGAACGAAGCGTAATGACCCGCCCCCCACGGCACAAAGAGGAAGGGCTTTTTTCGAAAAAGACCCTCGGGCTCAGTCTCCTCCAGGGATTTGTTGTCTTAGGGGTGGTCCTGATGGTTTACGCAAATGCGCTCGGAAGGGGCTTTGGTGAGGCAGAAGTGAGGACACTGACATTCACGACGATTGTGATTGCAAATCTCTGCCTGATCCTGACAAACCGGTCCTGGTCTGAAACCATAGTTACCACATTGCGCACACCGAATAAGGCAATGGTGTGGGTGTTTGCAGGAACACTGGTCTGCCTGATCCTTGTCCTCTCAGTCCCGGTACTTCAAGCGCTCTTCAGGTTTGGTTCCGTATCATTTGTTGATCTTATTGGCTGTGCAGGGGCTGGTGTGGTGAGCGTTGTCTGGTTTGAATGCTACAAGTACTGGAGCAACGCAAAAACCGGACCGGGATGA
- a CDS encoding DUF5803 family protein, translating into MRTPNRDRRRSTLAALCAALVILLAAVPAAGALSADYQIFPNGTAYTASVEISSADRYQFADVGFLGEDVAINVGNVSISGNCSPCEFNWSKAWGRPSAITFLRGNYTVSYVAPLKDNTLQANYDNQYNVSVILPAELDVRNPLLASINPGANITRFADNTTRIQWSKIRTFEIRFYDPWREQLLYLFGNFWIVFAIVLLLPFLLMMKRSE; encoded by the coding sequence ATGCGAACCCCCAACCGAGATCGACGCCGATCTACCCTCGCTGCTCTCTGCGCTGCACTTGTAATCCTGCTGGCAGCAGTTCCGGCAGCAGGTGCACTATCGGCAGATTACCAGATTTTTCCCAACGGGACCGCATACACCGCTTCCGTCGAGATCTCCAGCGCAGACCGGTATCAGTTTGCCGATGTCGGTTTTTTGGGGGAGGACGTTGCCATCAACGTTGGCAATGTGAGCATATCCGGAAATTGTTCCCCGTGCGAATTTAACTGGAGCAAAGCCTGGGGCAGACCTTCAGCGATCACATTTTTGCGGGGTAATTACACCGTCTCGTACGTAGCCCCGCTGAAGGATAATACCCTCCAGGCAAACTACGACAACCAGTACAACGTGAGTGTTATTCTCCCGGCCGAACTGGATGTGAGAAATCCCCTGCTCGCCAGCATCAACCCGGGAGCAAACATCACGCGGTTTGCTGACAATACCACACGCATCCAGTGGAGTAAAATCCGGACCTTCGAGATCCGGTTTTATGACCCATGGCGCGAACAGCTGCTCTATCTCTTTGGCAACTTCTGGATTGTTTTTGCAATCGTCTTACTCTTGCCCTTCCTGCTCATGATGAAACGGTCAGAATAA
- the thrC gene encoding threonine synthase, which produces MYHLVCVNCGATYPADEILYNCTKCGHLLAVKYPLDEISIKRSTWNQRPLSVWRYKELLPVTISPVTLHEGGTPLYHLKKLGEEMGLPHLYAKHEGMNPSGSFKDRGMTVGVSMAIQLGKKSVACASTGNTSASLAVYAAKAGIPAVVLLPAGKVAVGKVAQALMHGAKVISIRGNFDRALEMVHDLCLSHGLYLLNSINPYRLEGQKTIGFEALDQLGEIPDRFVLPVGNAGNISAVYKGFLELQELGFIDRLPMMTGIQAQGSSPIVRAIRDNLPVVIPEANPETIATAIRIGAPVNAEKALMAIRKTGGLAETVTDEEILRMQRDLARKEGIGVEPASAASVAGIRKLVEMGMIDRNEKIVCVVTGHLLKDPDTVIKQCEPPTEIDADLPSLLSALHL; this is translated from the coding sequence ATGTACCATCTCGTGTGCGTCAACTGTGGAGCCACCTATCCCGCTGACGAGATCCTCTATAACTGTACAAAATGCGGCCATCTGCTCGCGGTGAAATACCCGCTGGATGAAATTTCGATTAAAAGGTCAACCTGGAACCAGCGGCCGCTTTCGGTCTGGCGCTATAAGGAACTGCTGCCGGTCACGATCTCCCCCGTCACCCTGCACGAAGGCGGCACCCCGCTCTATCACTTAAAAAAACTGGGAGAAGAGATGGGACTGCCTCACCTGTATGCCAAACATGAGGGCATGAACCCCTCCGGTTCGTTCAAGGACCGGGGCATGACGGTCGGTGTATCGATGGCCATCCAGCTCGGCAAGAAGAGTGTTGCCTGCGCAAGTACCGGCAATACTTCAGCCAGCCTTGCAGTGTATGCGGCAAAAGCAGGTATCCCGGCCGTTGTGCTGCTTCCCGCAGGAAAGGTTGCAGTCGGGAAAGTCGCACAAGCCCTGATGCATGGCGCAAAAGTCATCTCCATCCGGGGCAACTTCGATCGTGCGCTTGAGATGGTCCACGATCTCTGCCTGTCCCATGGGCTGTACCTGCTCAACTCCATCAATCCCTACCGGTTAGAAGGACAGAAGACCATCGGGTTTGAAGCACTCGACCAGCTCGGTGAAATACCGGACCGCTTTGTGCTCCCGGTCGGCAATGCAGGCAATATCTCTGCAGTATACAAAGGGTTTCTGGAGTTGCAGGAACTCGGTTTCATCGACCGGCTGCCGATGATGACCGGCATCCAGGCACAGGGTTCCAGCCCGATTGTCCGGGCCATCCGCGATAACCTGCCGGTAGTAATACCCGAAGCAAATCCCGAGACCATCGCAACGGCTATAAGAATCGGAGCACCGGTCAATGCAGAAAAGGCATTAATGGCAATCCGTAAGACCGGGGGGCTTGCTGAGACAGTAACCGATGAAGAGATCCTGCGAATGCAGCGAGATCTTGCCCGCAAAGAAGGCATCGGTGTCGAACCGGCATCGGCGGCATCAGTTGCCGGTATACGCAAACTGGTAGAGATGGGAATGATTGACCGGAACGAGAAGATCGTCTGCGTAGTGACCGGACATCTGCTCAAGGATCCGGATACGGTGATCAAACAATGCGAACCCCCAACCGAGATCGACGCCGATCTACCCTCGCTGCTCTCTGCGCTGCACTTGTAA
- a CDS encoding nitrilase-related carbon-nitrogen hydrolase has translation MHDSSDPILDPGRGIRVCVAQLSSAWEEPEKTLDRAEVFITHAAACGAQLICFPEQFATGWDPLSLKNIQDLQGSIITRLQTCAKTNRIAVIGSLRQASSPYPKNTSVVIGNDGRILSTYSKIHLFSPVKENEHFTPGTDLGIFSLGPLTCGLAICYDLRFPSLFRVYAQKGVQAVFVPAAWPASRIRHWDLFIQARAAENQMYVIGVNTTGTTPVDRYSGSSMAVDPHGTIISHANEAEQLLFIELDPAEVAEARAALPVENDRKDALYHTLLNKK, from the coding sequence ATGCATGACAGTAGCGATCCCATCCTGGATCCGGGCAGGGGTATCCGGGTATGCGTTGCCCAACTCTCAAGTGCATGGGAAGAACCGGAAAAAACCTTAGACAGAGCGGAAGTATTCATCACTCATGCGGCAGCATGCGGTGCGCAGCTGATCTGTTTCCCCGAGCAGTTTGCAACCGGCTGGGATCCATTATCATTAAAAAATATACAGGACTTACAAGGGAGTATCATCACCCGGCTCCAAACCTGTGCGAAAACGAACAGGATCGCAGTAATCGGATCGCTCCGTCAAGCATCGTCACCGTACCCGAAAAATACATCAGTAGTAATCGGGAACGATGGCCGCATTCTTTCCACGTATTCAAAAATTCACTTGTTTTCCCCGGTCAAAGAAAACGAGCATTTCACCCCGGGAACGGATCTGGGTATTTTTTCTCTCGGGCCACTCACCTGCGGGCTTGCGATCTGTTATGATCTCCGGTTCCCGTCGCTCTTCCGCGTTTATGCACAGAAAGGCGTACAGGCAGTTTTTGTACCCGCAGCATGGCCGGCGAGCCGCATCCGGCACTGGGACCTTTTTATCCAGGCGCGGGCAGCAGAGAACCAGATGTATGTGATCGGTGTGAATACAACCGGAACTACACCAGTCGACCGGTATTCCGGCTCATCGATGGCTGTAGATCCCCACGGCACTATTATCAGCCATGCAAATGAAGCCGAGCAGCTGCTCTTTATAGAGCTCGATCCAGCAGAGGTCGCTGAAGCCCGAGCTGCGCTCCCGGTAGAAAACGACCGGAAGGATGCCCTCTATCATACCCTTCTTAACAAAAAGTGA
- a CDS encoding NAAT family transporter, whose product MSGDVLSFALLSISSILIIVNPLGATLIYVSLTTNLDHSARDAVARDACRFAFLILLIVALIGTWILQLFGITLEAFRIAGGILLFGIGMEMVYAKTSRTKLTATEKYESRDTEDISIMPLAIPMIAGPGAITTTIVLMNEATTMTPIAIGIVLISIAISIVLTYYMMRNSDYILTKIGQREYRAINRLMGMLLIAIAVQFVINGIRLAFPLLSGG is encoded by the coding sequence ATGTCAGGAGATGTCCTCAGTTTTGCCCTGTTATCCATCTCATCCATACTCATTATTGTCAACCCCCTTGGAGCAACCCTCATCTACGTTTCCCTCACAACAAATTTGGATCACTCCGCACGGGATGCAGTAGCCCGCGATGCATGCCGGTTCGCATTCTTAATCCTGCTCATTGTCGCACTTATCGGTACATGGATCCTGCAGCTGTTCGGTATTACTCTCGAAGCGTTCCGGATTGCCGGAGGAATCCTGTTATTCGGTATTGGTATGGAAATGGTCTATGCAAAAACATCCCGGACTAAACTTACAGCAACTGAAAAGTATGAGTCGCGGGATACCGAGGATATCTCAATTATGCCACTTGCCATCCCCATGATTGCCGGGCCGGGTGCAATCACCACAACGATTGTTCTGATGAATGAAGCAACCACCATGACACCGATTGCGATTGGAATCGTGCTTATCTCAATCGCCATCTCAATCGTGCTCACCTATTATATGATGCGAAATTCAGATTATATCCTGACGAAAATAGGACAGCGGGAATACCGTGCGATCAACCGTCTGATGGGTATGCTGCTCATCGCTATTGCAGTACAGTTCGTGATAAATGGTATCCGGCTCGCATTTCCGCTGCTATCAGGAGGTTAA
- the ndk gene encoding nucleoside-diphosphate kinase — MDRSFVMIKPDGVQRGLVGEIVSRFEAKGLKLVAARFEVLPEPRVTEQYKEHLTKPFFPSLKKYIMGGPCFLMVWEGRNVVAIVRKVIGATNPQEAMPGTIRGDFGIDIGRNVIHASDAPESATREIAIHFKPAELFTYTRIDESVIYEY, encoded by the coding sequence ATGGACCGCTCATTCGTCATGATCAAACCCGACGGCGTCCAGCGCGGTCTTGTCGGTGAGATTGTTTCCCGGTTCGAAGCAAAAGGACTGAAACTTGTTGCAGCCCGCTTCGAGGTTCTCCCTGAACCAAGAGTGACGGAACAGTACAAGGAACACCTTACAAAACCCTTCTTCCCGTCATTAAAGAAATATATCATGGGGGGACCCTGTTTCCTCATGGTCTGGGAAGGCAGGAATGTCGTAGCAATCGTCCGCAAGGTAATCGGTGCTACCAATCCGCAGGAAGCCATGCCAGGAACCATCCGGGGCGATTTCGGTATCGATATCGGTCGGAATGTTATCCACGCTTCAGACGCTCCCGAGAGTGCCACACGCGAGATTGCAATCCACTTCAAACCCGCTGAACTGTTCACATATACACGGATTGACGAATCTGTGATATATGAATACTAA
- a CDS encoding 50S ribosomal protein L24e, giving the protein MVERYVCTFCGGPVEPGTGKMYVKKDGSVMYFCSSKCQNNHKLGRVPRRVEWTVAGKKALGKK; this is encoded by the coding sequence ATGGTAGAACGCTATGTCTGCACTTTCTGCGGGGGTCCCGTTGAACCCGGCACCGGCAAAATGTATGTCAAAAAGGACGGATCGGTCATGTATTTCTGCAGCTCGAAGTGCCAGAACAACCATAAGCTCGGCAGAGTGCCGCGACGTGTTGAATGGACCGTTGCCGGCAAGAAAGCCTTAGGCAAGAAGTGA
- a CDS encoding 30S ribosomal protein S28e has protein sequence MAEDATPAEVIEVIGSTGMHGEAMQVKCRILDGNNKGRIITRNTVGPIREGDVIMLLETEREAKKMSRR, from the coding sequence ATGGCAGAAGATGCAACGCCAGCCGAAGTGATTGAGGTTATTGGCTCAACCGGTATGCACGGTGAGGCAATGCAGGTCAAATGCCGGATCCTCGACGGCAACAACAAGGGCAGGATCATCACCCGCAATACAGTTGGTCCAATCCGTGAAGGGGATGTCATCATGCTCCTCGAAACCGAGCGCGAAGCAAAGAAAATGTCGAGGCGCTAA
- the rpl7ae gene encoding 50S ribosomal protein L7Ae: MSKGYVKTQAPEELQNKALEALEVARDTGKIKKGSNEATKAIERGIAALVLIGADVEPEEIVMHLAPLCEEKKIPYIFINKQNDVGAASGLDVGSAAAAIVKPGKAKETIDDLAKQLTALKA, from the coding sequence ATGTCAAAAGGCTACGTTAAAACACAAGCTCCAGAAGAGCTCCAGAACAAGGCTCTTGAAGCCCTTGAAGTTGCACGAGACACCGGTAAGATCAAGAAAGGCTCGAACGAGGCAACCAAAGCCATCGAACGCGGTATCGCTGCCCTCGTATTGATCGGTGCCGATGTCGAACCCGAAGAGATCGTGATGCACCTTGCCCCCCTCTGTGAAGAGAAGAAGATTCCCTATATCTTCATCAACAAGCAGAATGATGTCGGCGCTGCAAGCGGTCTTGATGTCGGATCGGCAGCAGCTGCAATCGTAAAGCCCGGCAAGGCAAAAGAAACGATCGACGACCTTGCAAAGCAGCTGACCGCGCTGAAGGCGTGA
- a CDS encoding DUF2298 domain-containing protein — translation MNLSIEQQIFSVICWLLVLTLIQISLYPSLKKTFGSFAFPAAFSASLLIFTIISWYCGLSHLPVQLALLPFFVLLVYHIWHRDYTFGELKKEWRWELLFLICFLLMLDVRFVNPTISYAEKFMDHAFLASVIRTPIVPPLDPWFAGGTLNIYYYLGYWMFGCLAIVSGVPSNIAFNLALPTVFGIAAVNVYAIGTLVLNRFRWLPLVIFFLPNPSFFYQILQGKAMNTVLWDSTRTITNTINEYPLFSFIWGDVHAHVVSIFNQGSLIFLLLFAYQRWESLESRGRWLLCILAALSLGSMPLFNTWDVLIYAPITLVFGALILWRCRKDWFPSKAWALLVIVPPAAILCYLPFYLQLQTHTGGLSIVQSASNPVEFLLVNGWFIALFYVFLIRDIVKRPYLLLVAIPFAFLGYTAAAIAVIPATYFIARLAQKRETDSAGLLAILGLVILIFCELFYLKDNMGDTYFRMNTVFKCYLPAWILLGIAAFTIAGQWLENWGKIPVIPSRQSAVLTLTVIGILFVVPFVVPFTVSYGTHTLDGLAYIKDSHPGDAAAIVFLRSLPGNEILVEAEGGDYTYYSRVSSFTGIPGIIGMPFHEFMWRGDDTGWFGTRNNDIRTIYEQPEKTISLMKKYQATLLYIGDAERERYKVNTSTSGLELVYSAGGTQIYRLSG, via the coding sequence ATAAACCTGAGCATTGAACAGCAGATCTTCTCGGTCATCTGCTGGCTTCTTGTCCTCACACTGATCCAGATCTCCCTTTACCCATCGCTGAAAAAAACATTCGGCAGTTTTGCCTTTCCAGCCGCATTCTCTGCCTCGCTCCTTATCTTCACTATTATCTCATGGTACTGTGGACTAAGCCACCTGCCGGTTCAACTCGCTCTGCTGCCTTTCTTTGTACTGCTTGTGTATCATATCTGGCACCGGGATTACACGTTTGGCGAATTGAAAAAAGAGTGGCGCTGGGAACTCCTGTTCCTCATCTGCTTTTTACTGATGCTCGATGTACGGTTTGTCAATCCTACTATCTCCTATGCAGAGAAGTTCATGGACCACGCATTTCTTGCATCAGTGATACGGACCCCCATTGTTCCCCCTCTTGACCCGTGGTTTGCCGGGGGAACATTAAATATCTACTATTATCTCGGGTACTGGATGTTCGGCTGCCTTGCGATTGTGAGCGGTGTTCCGTCAAACATTGCATTTAACCTAGCACTCCCCACGGTATTTGGCATTGCGGCAGTGAATGTGTATGCCATCGGAACACTGGTGCTTAACCGGTTCCGCTGGCTCCCGCTGGTGATTTTTTTCTTACCAAATCCTTCATTCTTTTACCAGATTTTGCAGGGGAAAGCAATGAATACGGTACTGTGGGACAGCACGCGGACCATAACAAATACCATTAATGAGTATCCCCTCTTCTCGTTCATCTGGGGAGATGTCCATGCCCATGTCGTCTCCATCTTCAACCAGGGGTCCCTGATCTTCCTGCTCCTGTTTGCCTACCAGCGGTGGGAATCACTTGAATCAAGGGGGAGATGGCTCCTCTGCATACTTGCCGCACTCAGTCTTGGCTCCATGCCCCTGTTCAACACATGGGATGTGCTGATCTATGCCCCAATTACCCTTGTCTTTGGTGCACTGATTCTCTGGCGCTGCAGGAAAGATTGGTTCCCGAGCAAAGCATGGGCATTACTCGTTATTGTGCCTCCCGCTGCCATTCTCTGCTACCTGCCATTCTACCTGCAATTACAGACCCATACCGGAGGGCTATCAATAGTGCAGAGCGCCTCTAATCCGGTCGAGTTTTTACTCGTAAACGGCTGGTTCATTGCACTTTTTTATGTATTTCTTATTCGGGATATCGTTAAGCGCCCGTACCTTTTGCTGGTTGCCATTCCTTTTGCATTTTTAGGATATACCGCAGCAGCCATTGCAGTGATTCCGGCTACCTACTTTATTGCAAGATTGGCACAAAAAAGAGAAACTGACAGCGCCGGGCTTCTGGCGATTCTCGGCCTTGTAATTTTAATCTTCTGCGAATTGTTCTATCTCAAGGATAATATGGGTGACACTTATTTCCGGATGAACACGGTCTTTAAATGTTACCTTCCCGCATGGATCCTGCTCGGCATTGCTGCATTCACTATAGCAGGACAATGGCTGGAGAACTGGGGGAAAATTCCAGTCATTCCCTCCCGGCAATCGGCAGTACTAACCTTGACTGTTATCGGCATACTTTTTGTTGTGCCCTTTGTTGTCCCTTTTACCGTCAGTTATGGAACCCATACTCTTGATGGACTGGCTTACATAAAGGACTCGCACCCGGGGGATGCTGCTGCAATAGTTTTCTTGCGATCGCTCCCCGGCAACGAGATCCTTGTTGAAGCAGAGGGGGGCGATTACACGTATTATTCCCGGGTATCGTCCTTCACGGGGATTCCCGGCATTATCGGCATGCCATTCCACGAGTTCATGTGGCGTGGAGATGATACCGGGTGGTTCGGTACCCGGAACAATGACATACGGACAATTTATGAGCAGCCGGAAAAGACAATTTCTCTTATGAAGAAGTACCAGGCCACACTCCTCTATATAGGCGATGCAGAGCGTGAGCGCTACAAGGTAAATACCTCAACTTCGGGTCTTGAGTTGGTTTATTCCGCAGGAGGGACCCAGATATATCGTCTCTCCGGATAA
- a CDS encoding lysylphosphatidylglycerol synthase transmembrane domain-containing protein: MYKKISAIVVPTILAFGIIAYMLYRVWGDLLEALQHIVPQYLAAGVIICLMAWWLRGWRYHTILKSLNCPASITIATACIFVSQTVNLIVPARLGDFVRVFILKHEYNTTYSEGVSSLVVERVFDIVTIALLGAVSLLFVLNVRSEFYIIIFVPIIAVAIFFIFLLFIGKFSSENRYIQIILNMLHEIKRASLTLRSVVLLGSSSLVIWLLDILVCYAVVMMFQQQIPFAIIVLAIVIGNLVKAVPITPGGVGTYELSLAITFGLVGVAPAVATLIAVIDHLIKNLVTLVGGIVSIYYFGDWVIPSIKNAFNIKFGGEDKPEH; the protein is encoded by the coding sequence ATGTACAAAAAAATTAGCGCAATCGTTGTTCCCACAATTCTCGCCTTCGGAATTATTGCATATATGCTGTACCGGGTATGGGGAGATCTGCTCGAAGCACTTCAGCATATAGTGCCACAATACCTGGCAGCAGGAGTCATCATATGCCTCATGGCATGGTGGCTGAGAGGCTGGCGATACCATACTATCCTCAAAAGTCTCAATTGTCCGGCCAGCATTACCATTGCAACAGCATGCATATTTGTCAGCCAGACCGTCAACCTGATCGTACCTGCACGACTGGGGGATTTTGTGCGTGTATTCATCCTGAAACATGAATACAACACCACGTACTCTGAAGGAGTTTCTTCCCTTGTTGTCGAACGGGTTTTTGACATAGTCACCATCGCTCTCCTCGGTGCAGTATCACTCCTGTTCGTTCTGAATGTGCGTTCAGAATTTTATATTATCATTTTCGTCCCGATCATTGCTGTAGCCATATTTTTTATCTTTTTGTTGTTCATCGGAAAATTTTCATCGGAAAACCGGTATATCCAGATTATCCTCAATATGCTCCACGAGATCAAACGAGCATCTCTTACCCTGCGATCTGTCGTCCTGCTGGGAAGTTCTTCCCTTGTGATCTGGCTTTTGGACATCCTCGTCTGCTATGCTGTTGTGATGATGTTCCAGCAGCAGATCCCCTTTGCAATTATCGTTCTTGCGATTGTGATTGGTAATCTCGTAAAGGCGGTTCCCATTACCCCCGGGGGTGTTGGCACGTATGAACTTTCTCTTGCCATTACCTTCGGTCTTGTGGGAGTTGCACCGGCAGTTGCTACCCTGATTGCCGTGATCGACCACTTGATCAAAAATCTTGTTACCCTCGTGGGAGGAATTGTCTCGATCTATTATTTCGGGGACTGGGTAATTCCAAGTATTAAAAATGCATTTAACATAAAATTCGGGGGAGAGGATAAACCTGAGCATTGA